A single window of Synechococcus sp. CBW1004 DNA harbors:
- a CDS encoding methyltransferase domain-containing protein encodes MTLDANEHCDLYWDLADGIPFPDHSVTEIYSSHVFEHLPPSSLVPLLRDCYRALIPGGSLSVCVPDARLFLDAYTHKRYFVDQANPRCWRRGWFETGSLIDQINYIAYMGGEHRLMFDDENLPAFLRLAGFHRVSLREFKDRLDLPQRKYESIYAIGYKSD; translated from the coding sequence GTGACGCTCGATGCGAATGAACATTGTGATCTGTATTGGGATCTCGCAGATGGTATTCCTTTCCCTGATCATTCGGTTACTGAGATCTACTCTTCCCATGTCTTTGAGCATCTGCCCCCCAGCAGTCTTGTTCCTTTGTTGCGGGACTGCTATCGGGCTTTGATTCCGGGCGGCTCTTTATCGGTGTGCGTACCCGATGCACGCCTCTTCCTCGATGCGTATACTCACAAGCGTTATTTTGTGGATCAGGCTAACCCACGATGTTGGAGACGGGGCTGGTTCGAAACGGGCTCATTGATCGACCAAATTAATTATATCGCGTACATGGGAGGTGAGCATCGTCTGATGTTTGACGACGAAAATCTTCCTGCCTTCTTGCGCCTGGCTGGATTTCACCGAGTTTCTCTGCGTGAGTTTAAAGATAGGCTGGATCTTCCCCAGCGCAAGTATGAATCCATTTACGCCATTGGCTACAAATCAGACTGA
- a CDS encoding glycosyltransferase family 2 protein, translating into MNPADIPILLIAWRRPCTISRLFNVIRTLEPRRIFVFCDGANPSRSGEEQKVEDTRKVINSSIDWPCDVAKYFSDSNLGCRDGPVAAIDWFFNEVDEGIILEDDCIPNLDFFSYCAHLLRRFRDDPRIWCVSGNNFLKNNPVQKDSYYFSRYTLTWGWATWRDRWKQFDPYLQQWPSFRDSGSLLHIFDDPYEAAYWSEIFERTYRRDEPITWWDYQWFFAALTRGALTATPFRNLVSNIGFGEGATHTLNPETPSHPALPLGSISHPDFVIRHRDADNYTYAHHFGGIRRRKLRTLQQRIGRRLSRASAWMGLR; encoded by the coding sequence GTGAACCCAGCAGACATTCCAATCCTTCTTATTGCATGGCGTCGGCCTTGCACCATTAGCCGCCTTTTCAATGTTATTAGAACTTTAGAGCCCCGTCGCATATTTGTGTTTTGTGACGGAGCTAATCCCTCTCGCTCAGGAGAAGAACAAAAGGTTGAAGATACCCGTAAAGTCATTAATTCGTCAATAGATTGGCCATGCGATGTTGCTAAGTACTTTTCAGATTCTAATTTGGGATGTCGTGATGGCCCAGTAGCAGCAATAGACTGGTTTTTCAATGAAGTTGATGAAGGCATTATTCTCGAAGATGATTGCATCCCCAACCTAGATTTCTTTTCATATTGCGCTCATCTTTTACGTAGATTTCGAGATGACCCCCGAATATGGTGTGTCAGCGGTAATAACTTCCTTAAGAACAACCCTGTCCAGAAAGATAGTTATTACTTTAGTCGCTACACCTTAACCTGGGGTTGGGCAACATGGCGAGACCGGTGGAAGCAGTTTGATCCCTATCTACAACAATGGCCGTCCTTCCGTGATTCGGGCTCGCTTCTGCATATTTTTGACGATCCATATGAGGCAGCCTACTGGTCTGAAATCTTCGAGCGGACCTACCGTCGTGATGAGCCTATAACTTGGTGGGATTATCAATGGTTCTTCGCAGCGCTGACTCGTGGAGCATTAACTGCTACACCTTTTCGTAATCTTGTCTCCAACATTGGTTTCGGAGAAGGAGCCACCCATACCCTCAACCCCGAGACCCCAAGCCATCCTGCCCTCCCCCTCGGTTCTATCTCCCATCCGGATTTCGTAATCAGGCATCGCGATGCTGATAATTACACTTACGCCCACCACTTTGGTGGTATCCGCAGACGGAAGCTTCGTACTCTCCAGCAGCGTATCGGACGCCGCCTCTCCAGGGCATCTGCCTGGATGGGACTTCGCTAA
- a CDS encoding sulfotransferase family 2 domain-containing protein, producing MPRINKNLFFVHIPKTAGTSIERSLLSQSRLNHGTHSPARIYYRLASTPIGKAICNKLLVNNINQSIQYSLIHDSAYGWQNLMTCKQHLTIKELFWLGLISKQDLASLIFFSVVRHPLDRFISSWRSHYRYKKYPDINEYVSYLFSHDSGFIASHDDASHARTMQDYLDTTGLPIAPKIQIIRFESLSSDWFEFGSNMIAKSLWKSGWPSLSLEAKSPQIVPTKPLSNASINTLSWFYANDATEYGYDMTVEYIKKRALCLLGVNVKP from the coding sequence ATGCCTCGCATAAACAAAAACCTTTTCTTTGTGCATATTCCAAAAACGGCAGGCACATCAATCGAGCGGTCGCTGTTATCTCAGTCTCGGCTAAACCATGGCACACATTCACCAGCAAGGATTTATTATCGTCTTGCCTCCACTCCAATTGGCAAGGCGATATGCAATAAACTACTAGTTAACAACATAAATCAAAGCATTCAGTATTCGTTAATTCATGATTCAGCTTATGGATGGCAAAATCTTATGACATGTAAACAGCACCTAACAATCAAAGAGCTTTTTTGGTTGGGGCTCATCAGTAAGCAAGATCTAGCCTCTCTAATATTCTTTTCGGTAGTACGTCATCCCTTAGACCGATTTATTTCATCTTGGCGAAGTCACTATAGATACAAAAAATATCCTGATATAAACGAGTATGTTTCATATTTGTTTTCTCACGATAGCGGCTTTATTGCCAGCCATGATGATGCATCTCACGCACGAACAATGCAAGATTACCTTGACACTACAGGACTACCAATTGCCCCCAAAATACAAATAATCAGGTTTGAGTCCTTGTCTTCTGACTGGTTTGAGTTTGGCTCAAACATGATCGCCAAGTCATTATGGAAAAGTGGTTGGCCGAGCCTCTCCTTGGAAGCTAAGTCTCCGCAAATAGTCCCTACGAAGCCTTTAAGTAATGCTTCAATCAACACACTTTCGTGGTTTTACGCTAATGATGCAACTGAGTATGGATATGATATGACTGTTGAATATATCAAAAAACGCGCTCTTTGTCTATTGGGAGTTAATGTCAAGCCGTGA
- a CDS encoding IS5 family transposase yields MYRKHHNGQLSIEAFHLPFGGTLDPDNRWVIFSSLMPWDELEETYAPQFSPTTGAPAKSVRLAFGALFIKQRLGLSDEETVEQIRENAYMQYFLGFAGYTSKSPFDPSMMVHFRKRFSEDDLKRINELIAERGKAMVIEAVSSRQDDDHPDDPSVDAGTQISIDDFVKPADWPEDKNWGTLTIDASCTPADITYPTDLKLLNEARESTERIIDDLRSQHPDLRKHKPRYDRGRSRPAFLNVAKQKKPRRRKTKAAIRRQLDYLQRNLDAIDALIASGATLSGLKTHWWQKLLVISELHRQQTILLYSKTRSMPDRIVNLIQRHVRPIARGKARAAFEFGAKISVSVRNGFAFLHRISWDPYNESEDLISQAKKYKREHGCYPERICADRIYINTKNRNFCTRNNIRLSGKRLGRPPKDPGVNAVHKQQLSADQRKRNEVEGVFGSGKRKYSLQLIMARLPQGAETTISMAFLVMCAEKILRLLRLFFVAIYSWFLCVTTSWLALGGAKKHLPV; encoded by the coding sequence ATGTACCGGAAACACCATAACGGGCAGCTTTCAATCGAGGCGTTCCATCTCCCTTTTGGCGGAACATTGGACCCGGACAACCGCTGGGTGATCTTCTCCTCTCTGATGCCATGGGATGAGCTGGAAGAAACGTATGCCCCTCAGTTCAGCCCCACGACTGGTGCCCCCGCGAAGTCTGTGAGATTGGCATTTGGTGCGCTGTTCATTAAGCAGCGCCTTGGCTTGAGCGATGAGGAAACCGTCGAGCAGATCCGAGAAAATGCATACATGCAGTATTTTTTGGGTTTTGCCGGCTACACCAGTAAATCACCATTCGACCCGTCGATGATGGTGCATTTCCGCAAGCGTTTCTCAGAGGATGACCTCAAGCGGATCAACGAACTGATTGCAGAACGCGGTAAGGCCATGGTGATCGAGGCTGTGTCGTCACGGCAAGATGACGACCACCCCGACGATCCAAGTGTTGATGCTGGAACCCAGATCTCCATTGACGATTTCGTGAAGCCAGCAGATTGGCCCGAGGACAAGAACTGGGGAACATTGACCATCGATGCCTCTTGCACGCCAGCCGACATCACCTATCCCACTGATCTGAAGCTACTCAATGAGGCGAGGGAGTCAACCGAACGAATCATTGATGATCTGCGCAGTCAGCACCCAGATCTGCGTAAGCATAAGCCTCGATATGATCGAGGCAGGTCGCGTCCTGCTTTCCTCAATGTCGCCAAGCAGAAAAAGCCACGTCGTCGCAAAACAAAAGCCGCAATACGCCGCCAGCTCGACTACCTGCAGCGCAATCTTGATGCCATCGATGCCCTGATCGCCTCTGGCGCAACCCTTTCGGGTCTCAAGACGCATTGGTGGCAGAAGCTTCTCGTGATCAGTGAGCTGCACCGACAGCAGACGATCTTGCTGTACTCCAAGACACGCAGCATGCCCGACCGCATCGTCAACTTGATTCAGCGACATGTTCGCCCCATTGCTCGTGGCAAAGCAAGAGCCGCTTTTGAGTTTGGTGCCAAAATTAGTGTTTCCGTGCGCAATGGCTTTGCCTTCCTTCACAGGATCAGCTGGGATCCGTACAATGAGTCCGAAGACTTGATTTCACAAGCCAAGAAGTACAAGCGAGAGCATGGCTGCTACCCTGAGCGCATCTGCGCCGATCGCATCTACATCAACACTAAGAATCGAAACTTCTGTACGAGGAACAATATCCGACTATCTGGCAAACGACTTGGGAGGCCACCGAAGGATCCAGGAGTCAACGCTGTGCACAAGCAGCAGCTCAGCGCTGACCAGCGCAAGCGAAACGAGGTTGAGGGTGTCTTTGGTTCAGGGAAGCGCAAGTATTCACTTCAGTTGATCATGGCTCGCCTGCCTCAGGGTGCAGAAACGACGATCTCGATGGCATTCCTGGTGATGTGTGCCGAGAAGATCCTGAGGCTCCTCCGCCTCTTTTTTGTCGCGATTTATTCCTGGTTTTTGTGCGTTACAACGTCTTGGCTGGCTCTTGGTGGCGCCAAGAAGCATTTGCCAGTTTGA
- a CDS encoding transposase, whose product MDWLPENHLVFILLDLAAELNLGEIKAYLRQKDPRGEKAYDKRMMVMLLLDAYCVALPGERKIEKACWEHANIDVFTINQQPDHSRISDFWRRHLDALAGLFVQVLRLSQKAGLASMGRVELDGIKIRANASKHKAMSY is encoded by the coding sequence GTGGACTGGCTGCCAGAGAACCATCTGGTGTTCATCCTTCTGGATTTGGCGGCTGAACTGAATCTCGGCGAGATCAAAGCCTACTTGCGCCAGAAGGATCCCCGCGGTGAGAAGGCGTATGACAAGCGGATGATGGTTATGCTGCTCCTCGATGCCTACTGCGTTGCCCTGCCCGGCGAAAGGAAGATCGAGAAAGCCTGCTGGGAACACGCGAATATCGATGTGTTCACCATAAACCAGCAACCTGATCACAGCCGCATCAGCGATTTCTGGCGCCGCCATCTCGATGCCTTGGCCGGTCTGTTTGTGCAGGTTCTGCGGCTCAGTCAGAAAGCCGGTCTGGCAAGCATGGGACGTGTGGAACTGGACGGCATCAAGATCCGTGCGAATGCCAGCAAGCACAAGGCGATGAGCTACTAG
- a CDS encoding transposase — MYKKHYNGQLSIEAFHLPFGGTLDPDNRWVIFSSLMPWEELEETYVTQFSPMTGAPAKSVRLAFGALFIKQRLGLSEEETVEQIRENAHMQFLLDFAGYSSKAPFDPSMMVHFRKRFTEEDLNRINEVIAERRKAMVIEATSRLQDDDNLQPA, encoded by the coding sequence ATGTACAAAAAACACTATAACGGGCAGCTTTCAATCGAGGCGTTCCATCTCCCTTTTGGCGGCACATTAGACCCGGACAATCGCTGGGTTATCTTCTCCTCTCTGATGCCATGGGAAGAGCTGGAAGAAACATATGTCACTCAGTTCAGCCCCATGACTGGTGCCCCAGCGAAGTCTGTGAGACTGGCATTTGGTGCGCTGTTCATCAAGCAGCGCCTTGGTCTGAGCGAGGAGGAAACCGTCGAGCAGATCCGAGAGAATGCACATATGCAGTTTTTACTGGATTTCGCTGGGTACTCCAGCAAGGCACCGTTCGACCCATCAATGATGGTTCATTTCCGCAAGCGTTTCACTGAAGAGGATCTCAATCGGATCAATGAAGTGATCGCAGAACGCCGTAAGGCCATGGTGATCGAGGCTACGTCGAGACTCCAGGATGACGACAACCTCCAGCCTGCTTGA
- a CDS encoding IS5 family transposase encodes MYRKHHNRQLSIEAFHLPFGGTLDPDNRWVIFSSLMPWEELEETYAPQFSPTTGAPAKSVRLAFGALFIKQRLGLSDEETVEQIRENAYMQYFLGFAGYTSKSPFDPPMMVHFRKRFSEDDLKRINELIAERGKAMVIEAVSSRQDDDHPDDPSVDAGTQISIDDFVKPADWPEDKNWGTLTIDASCTPADITYPTDLKLLNEARESTERIIDDLRSQHPDLRKHKPRYDRGRARAAFLNVAKQKKPRRRKTKAAIRRQLDYLQRNLDVIDALIASGASLSGLKTHWWQKLLVISELHRQQTILLYSKTRSMPDRIVNLIQRHVRPIARGKARAAFEFGAKISVSVRNGFAFLHRISWDPYNESEDLISQAKKYKREHGCYPERICADRIYINTKNRNFCTRNNIRLSGKRLGRPPKDPGVNAVHKQQLSADQRKRNEVEGVFGSGKRKYSLQLIMARLPQGAETTISMAFLVMCAEKILRLLRLFFVAIYSWFLCVTTSWLALGGAKKHLPV; translated from the coding sequence ATGTACCGGAAACACCATAACAGGCAGCTTTCAATCGAGGCGTTCCATCTCCCTTTTGGCGGAACATTGGACCCGGACAACCGCTGGGTGATCTTCTCCTCTCTGATGCCATGGGAAGAGCTGGAAGAAACGTATGCCCCTCAGTTCAGCCCCACGACTGGTGCCCCCGCGAAGTCTGTGAGATTGGCATTTGGTGCGCTGTTCATTAAGCAGCGCCTTGGCTTGAGCGATGAGGAAACCGTCGAGCAGATCCGAGAAAATGCATACATGCAGTATTTTTTGGGTTTTGCCGGCTACACCAGTAAATCACCATTCGACCCGCCGATGATGGTGCATTTCCGCAAGCGTTTCTCAGAGGATGACCTCAAGCGGATCAACGAACTGATTGCAGAACGCGGTAAGGCCATGGTGATCGAGGCTGTGTCGTCACGGCAAGATGACGACCACCCCGACGATCCAAGTGTTGATGCTGGAACCCAGATCTCCATTGACGATTTCGTGAAGCCAGCAGATTGGCCCGAGGACAAGAACTGGGGAACATTGACCATCGATGCCTCTTGCACGCCAGCCGACATCACCTATCCCACTGATCTGAAGCTACTCAATGAGGCGAGGGAGTCAACCGAACGAATCATTGATGATCTGCGCAGTCAGCACCCAGATCTGCGTAAGCATAAGCCTCGATATGATCGAGGCAGGGCGCGTGCTGCTTTCCTCAATGTCGCCAAGCAGAAAAAGCCACGTCGTCGCAAAACAAAAGCCGCAATACGCCGCCAGCTCGACTACCTGCAGCGCAATCTTGATGTCATCGATGCCCTGATCGCCTCTGGCGCAAGCCTTTCGGGTCTCAAGACGCATTGGTGGCAGAAGCTTCTCGTGATCAGTGAGCTGCACCGACAGCAGACGATCTTGCTGTACTCCAAGACACGCAGCATGCCCGACCGCATCGTCAACTTGATTCAGCGACATGTTCGCCCCATTGCTCGTGGCAAAGCAAGAGCCGCTTTTGAGTTTGGTGCCAAAATTAGTGTTTCCGTGCGCAATGGCTTTGCCTTCCTTCACAGGATCAGCTGGGATCCGTACAATGAGTCCGAAGACTTGATTTCACAAGCCAAGAAGTACAAGCGAGAGCATGGCTGCTACCCTGAGCGCATCTGCGCCGATCGCATCTACATCAACACTAAGAATCGAAACTTCTGTACGAGGAATAATATCCGACTATCTGGCAAACGACTTGGGAGGCCACCGAAGGATCCAGGAGTCAACGCTGTGCACAAGCAGCAGCTCAGCGCTGACCAGCGCAAGCGAAACGAGGTTGAGGGTGTCTTTGGTTCAGGGAAGCGCAAGTATTCACTTCAGTTGATCATGGCTCGCCTGCCTCAGGGTGCAGAAACGACGATCTCGATGGCATTCCTGGTGATGTGTGCCGAGAAGATCCTGAGGCTCCTCCGCCTCTTTTTTGTCGCGATTTATTCCTGGTTTTTGTGCGTTACAACGTCTTGGCTGGCTCTTGGTGGCGCCAAGAAGCATTTGCCAGTTTGA
- a CDS encoding IS5 family transposase, with protein sequence MAAPLQLGFTDYEQTYAKKKTRRQRFLDEMEATVPWDPFLALISPVYHRPSAKGGRPPFPLEVMLRIHLLQQWFTLSDPLMEEMLIDTPCFRRFAGIDMVEDRIPDETTILNFRHLLEENRIAEQILETVNQSLREKGVMLKEGTILDATIINAPSSTKNKTGERDPEMHSVAKGNQWFFGMRCHIGVDAASGLVHSVVSTAANVHELNTAPDRVHGEERVIYGDSGHIGIEKREAFKDCEAEMRIAMKPGQRRVLADTPEGRLLDLMEAAKAHVRAKVEHPFRIIKCQFGFRKVFYRGIRKNNLKLTMLFALANLWMVRERCPSTA encoded by the coding sequence ATGGCGGCCCCCCTCCAGTTGGGTTTCACGGACTACGAGCAGACCTACGCCAAGAAGAAAACGCGCCGGCAGCGCTTCCTCGATGAGATGGAAGCCACAGTGCCCTGGGATCCTTTCCTGGCCTTGATTTCGCCTGTGTACCACAGGCCTTCTGCCAAGGGCGGGCGCCCACCGTTTCCGCTGGAGGTGATGCTGCGCATCCACCTGCTGCAGCAGTGGTTCACGCTTTCCGATCCCTTGATGGAGGAGATGCTGATCGATACCCCCTGCTTCCGCCGCTTTGCTGGGATCGACATGGTTGAGGACCGGATCCCTGACGAGACGACGATCCTGAACTTCCGCCACCTCCTGGAAGAGAATCGGATAGCAGAGCAGATCCTGGAGACGGTGAACCAGAGCCTGCGGGAGAAGGGCGTGATGCTTAAGGAGGGTACGATCCTCGATGCCACAATCATCAACGCTCCCAGTTCAACCAAGAACAAGACGGGCGAGCGGGATCCTGAAATGCACTCGGTGGCCAAAGGCAACCAGTGGTTCTTTGGGATGCGGTGCCACATCGGTGTGGATGCAGCCTCGGGTCTGGTCCATTCCGTGGTGAGCACGGCTGCCAACGTCCATGAGCTGAACACGGCACCCGATCGCGTCCATGGCGAGGAACGCGTGATCTACGGCGACTCTGGCCACATCGGCATCGAAAAGCGTGAGGCGTTCAAGGACTGCGAAGCAGAGATGCGCATCGCCATGAAGCCCGGACAGCGCCGAGTTCTAGCGGACACCCCAGAGGGAAGACTGCTGGATCTGATGGAGGCGGCGAAAGCACATGTCAGGGCAAAGGTGGAGCATCCATTTCGGATCATCAAGTGCCAGTTTGGATTTCGGAAGGTCTTCTACCGAGGCATCCGCAAGAACAACCTCAAGCTGACGATGCTGTTTGCCCTCGCCAATCTCTGGATGGTGCGCGAACGTTGTCCTTCTACAGCGTAA
- a CDS encoding IS5 family transposase, whose product MAAPLQLGFTDYEQTYAKKKTRRQRFLDEMEATVPWDPFLALISPVYHRPSAKGGRPPFPLEVMLRIHLLQQWFTLSDPLMEEMLIDTPCFRRFAGIDMVEDRIPDETTILNFRHLLEENRIAEQILETVNQSLREKGVMLKEGTILDATIINAPSSTKNKTGERDPEMHSVAKGNQWFFGMRCHIGVDAASGLVHSVVSTAANVHELNTAPDRVHGEERVIYGDSGHIGIEKREAFKDCEAEMRIAMKPGQRRVLPDTPEGRLLDLMEAAKAHVRAKVEHPFRIIKCQFGFRKVFYRGIRKNNLKLTMLFALANLWMVRERCPSTA is encoded by the coding sequence ATGGCGGCCCCCCTCCAGTTGGGTTTCACGGACTACGAGCAGACCTACGCCAAGAAGAAAACGCGCCGGCAGCGCTTCCTCGATGAGATGGAAGCCACAGTGCCCTGGGATCCTTTCCTGGCCTTGATTTCGCCTGTGTACCACAGGCCTTCTGCCAAGGGCGGGCGCCCACCGTTTCCGCTGGAGGTGATGCTGCGCATCCACCTGCTGCAGCAGTGGTTCACGCTTTCCGATCCCTTGATGGAGGAGATGCTGATCGATACCCCCTGCTTCCGCCGCTTTGCTGGGATCGACATGGTTGAGGACCGGATCCCTGACGAGACGACGATCCTGAACTTCCGCCACCTCCTGGAAGAGAATCGGATAGCAGAGCAGATCCTGGAGACGGTGAACCAGAGCCTGCGGGAGAAGGGCGTGATGCTTAAGGAGGGTACGATCCTCGATGCCACAATCATCAACGCTCCCAGTTCAACCAAGAACAAGACGGGCGAGCGGGATCCTGAAATGCACTCGGTGGCCAAAGGCAACCAGTGGTTCTTTGGGATGCGGTGCCACATCGGTGTGGATGCAGCCTCGGGTCTGGTCCATTCCGTGGTGAGCACGGCTGCCAACGTCCATGAGCTGAACACGGCACCCGATCGCGTCCATGGCGAGGAACGCGTGATCTACGGCGACTCTGGCCACATCGGCATCGAAAAGCGTGAGGCGTTCAAGGACTGCGAAGCAGAGATGCGCATCGCCATGAAGCCCGGACAGCGCCGAGTTCTACCGGACACCCCAGAGGGAAGACTGCTGGATCTGATGGAGGCGGCGAAAGCACATGTCAGGGCAAAGGTGGAGCATCCATTTCGGATCATCAAGTGCCAGTTTGGATTTCGGAAGGTCTTCTACCGAGGCATCCGCAAGAACAACCTCAAGCTGACGATGCTGTTTGCCCTCGCCAATCTCTGGATGGTGCGCGAACGTTGTCCTTCTACAGCGTAA
- a CDS encoding transposase produces the protein MATGWRMWSLAPSVAAGLWTFLEIEEIEPTNNAAERALRQSVIQHKISHCVQSR, from the coding sequence ATGGCGACGGGGTGGCGGATGTGGTCATTGGCGCCCTCCGTGGCCGCTGGACTCTGGACCTTCCTTGAGATCGAGGAAATCGAACCCACCAACAATGCCGCTGAGCGGGCACTGCGTCAGTCTGTGATTCAGCACAAGATCAGTCATTGCGTTCAATCCCGCTAG
- a CDS encoding IS5 family transposase, which produces MSCPAPLNGYQLESHYAPQFSAKKGAPAKPFQMAFGALYIQRRLGVTDRETVELITESPYLQFFIGLSGYQPLPPFDASMMVHFRKRIGPELIKVCNAMTKANGIAMIQEMLATCEQEDGMTAEDHKQLAAIEEELGVKPASLDPGSNWGTLILDATCVPDDIPYPVDLRLLAESRDTTEKVIDELFKQLQGKIPRKPRCNSVKAHNLFLVIIKKKKPSREEIREAKRFQLNEISRNLRAIDGMIYCGAELSGLGSQLYRKLLIASEVARQQQEMYNADSRRIDDRIVNLMKPHVRPIVRGKAGKKTEFGAKISISDDNGFVDVDRISWDNYNEANDLITRAEQYKEERGYYPARICADSIYMTSGNKKFCEANKIRLSGRPRKKQVEAEVQTAEQQELFKSDMRKRSVIEGRIGTGKRKYGLDRILTKLVETSRTVITMAFFVMNVEKIMRLLRLLFAIFVSVYILMLGLCTVRCRPALLWAA; this is translated from the coding sequence ATGAGCTGTCCCGCCCCCCTGAATGGGTACCAACTGGAAAGCCACTACGCGCCCCAGTTCAGCGCCAAGAAAGGAGCCCCAGCCAAGCCCTTCCAGATGGCGTTCGGTGCGCTCTACATCCAACGACGATTGGGAGTGACGGATCGAGAGACGGTGGAGCTGATCACGGAATCACCCTATCTGCAATTTTTCATTGGCTTGAGCGGTTACCAGCCCCTGCCGCCGTTTGACGCCTCCATGATGGTGCACTTTCGCAAGCGAATTGGCCCTGAGCTGATCAAGGTCTGCAATGCTATGACCAAGGCCAACGGGATCGCAATGATTCAGGAGATGCTCGCTACTTGCGAGCAGGAAGACGGCATGACTGCAGAGGATCACAAGCAGCTTGCGGCCATTGAGGAAGAGCTGGGGGTGAAGCCAGCATCGCTCGATCCTGGCAGCAACTGGGGAACTCTGATCCTTGATGCAACCTGCGTGCCTGATGACATCCCCTACCCAGTGGACTTGAGGCTGCTTGCTGAGTCCCGGGACACAACGGAGAAGGTCATTGACGAGTTGTTCAAGCAGTTACAGGGCAAGATTCCCCGCAAGCCGCGCTGCAATAGCGTAAAAGCTCATAACCTATTCCTGGTTATCATCAAAAAGAAAAAGCCAAGCCGTGAGGAGATCCGGGAGGCGAAACGCTTCCAGCTCAACGAGATCAGCCGTAATCTCAGAGCAATTGACGGCATGATCTATTGCGGTGCAGAGCTTTCGGGGCTTGGTTCACAGCTGTACCGCAAGCTGCTGATCGCCAGTGAAGTCGCCCGGCAGCAACAGGAGATGTATAACGCTGACAGCCGGCGCATCGATGACAGGATCGTGAATCTGATGAAGCCACATGTAAGACCGATCGTGCGAGGCAAGGCGGGCAAGAAAACCGAGTTCGGGGCCAAGATTTCAATTTCTGATGACAATGGCTTTGTCGATGTGGATCGGATCAGCTGGGACAACTACAATGAAGCCAACGATCTGATCACACGTGCCGAGCAATACAAGGAAGAGCGAGGATACTACCCGGCCCGGATCTGTGCCGATTCAATCTATATGACATCTGGAAACAAGAAGTTCTGTGAGGCTAATAAAATCAGACTCAGCGGCCGCCCACGCAAGAAGCAGGTCGAAGCCGAGGTGCAGACAGCAGAGCAGCAAGAGCTGTTCAAATCAGACATGAGAAAGCGTTCCGTGATCGAGGGAAGAATCGGGACGGGCAAGCGGAAATACGGACTGGATCGAATCCTAACCAAGTTGGTTGAAACATCAAGAACAGTGATCACGATGGCGTTCTTTGTCATGAATGTCGAGAAGATCATGAGGCTACTGCGCCTCTTGTTCGCTATTTTTGTCTCTGTGTACATCCTGATGCTTGGTTTGTGCACTGTCCGGTGCCGTCCAGCGCTTCTGTGGGCTGCTTAG